A stretch of Cloacibacillus sp. DNA encodes these proteins:
- a CDS encoding exonuclease SbcCD subunit D: MKIIHLSDLHLGKRVNEFSMLEDQRYILDQITAIIEREAPQAVLIAGDVYDKTVPPAEAVTLFDRFISRLSQTGTTVLIISGNHDCPERLAFGASILPRGGVHISPVFSGELSCVTLEDEFGAVRFYLYPFVKTAQARAVFADDEINDARQAAERILKEAACCNERCVCVAHLFVAGSARCDSEDMAAGGVEAVEAALFSRFDYTALGHLHGPQQLCGGRVRYCGSPLKYSFSEASHKKSVTIAELREKGSLVIREEPLSPMREMREIRGSYEELTARSFYGGLARNDYFHITLTDEEDVFEAAAKLRVIYPNLMRLDYDNLRTRAENDCEGPGRAADKSPVELFRELYQKQNGAEITEEQAKYLAGLIDEVWGEAL, translated from the coding sequence ATGAAAATAATACATCTCTCAGACCTTCACCTCGGCAAACGGGTCAACGAGTTTTCCATGCTGGAAGACCAGCGTTATATTTTAGATCAGATAACGGCAATCATAGAGCGCGAAGCGCCGCAGGCTGTGCTCATAGCGGGCGACGTCTACGATAAAACTGTGCCGCCAGCGGAGGCGGTGACGCTCTTTGACCGTTTCATTAGCAGGCTCTCGCAGACGGGCACGACCGTCCTCATAATAAGCGGAAACCACGACTGCCCGGAACGGCTCGCCTTCGGCGCAAGCATCCTGCCTCGCGGCGGTGTGCATATCTCCCCTGTATTTTCTGGGGAGCTTTCGTGTGTCACTCTTGAAGACGAGTTCGGCGCGGTGCGCTTTTACCTGTACCCGTTCGTGAAGACGGCGCAGGCGCGCGCGGTATTTGCCGACGACGAAATAAACGACGCGCGGCAGGCTGCGGAGCGCATATTGAAAGAGGCGGCCTGCTGCAATGAACGGTGCGTCTGCGTCGCGCACCTTTTTGTCGCAGGAAGCGCGCGCTGTGACTCGGAGGATATGGCCGCAGGCGGCGTAGAGGCCGTGGAGGCTGCGCTTTTCAGCCGCTTCGACTACACGGCGCTTGGCCATCTGCACGGCCCGCAGCAGCTTTGCGGCGGCCGCGTGCGCTACTGCGGCTCGCCGCTCAAATACTCCTTTTCGGAGGCCTCTCACAAAAAATCCGTCACAATAGCGGAGCTGCGCGAAAAAGGTTCGCTCGTGATACGTGAGGAGCCGCTTTCGCCCATGCGGGAGATGCGCGAGATACGCGGAAGCTACGAAGAGCTCACCGCACGCTCCTTCTACGGCGGGCTTGCGCGAAACGACTACTTCCACATCACTCTTACGGACGAAGAGGACGTCTTTGAGGCCGCGGCAAAGCTTCGCGTCATATATCCGAACCTGATGCGTCTTGACTACGACAACCTTCGCACGCGCGCGGAAAACGACTGCGAAGGCCCAGGGCGTGCGGCGGACAAAAGCCCTGTGGAACTCTTCCGCGAGCTTTATCAAAAACAAAACGGCGCCGAAATAACGGAAGAACAGGCGAAATATCTTGCCGGACTGATAGATGAAGTGTGGGGTGAGGCGCTGTGA
- a CDS encoding TRAP transporter large permease, which produces MIYIALLILILTLTIGVPVPVSFMASCAWLIFFGGVGGVGYPPSQLLPYGFTQMNSVSLIAIAMFILAGGIMERGRIAEKLIDMVDVFVGHIKGGLGIVAVVSCAVFGSICGAACATLSCIGAIMFPRLRAGGYPMGHACALMANASLLGLLIPPNATLIIFAWISGISVLACFLSTIGPGIITIILLSLINVWMLRNNKEVFVEQKRSGKERMDMFMKRGRLAIPALIMPIMVLGGIYGGIMTTTEASALAVLYCIPIGLYIYKGLSWKGLFNIVVECSITTGVIMIMLYSVSMLSRLYILEDLPGRVLHLFYAISKDPIVVMLMINVFLVLMGMLMDDISVVVLTTPILLPIILDLGFNPVHYAAIVGVNTALGCITPPAAPVLYLSGRVGGAPINEIMKPALTLMVLCWIPVLLVTAYIPKVVLALPHFILGVPW; this is translated from the coding sequence ATGATCTATATCGCCCTGCTGATTCTCATACTGACGCTCACAATAGGAGTTCCCGTACCGGTAAGCTTCATGGCCTCATGCGCGTGGCTTATATTCTTCGGAGGCGTGGGAGGCGTTGGCTACCCGCCGTCGCAGCTGCTGCCGTACGGCTTCACGCAGATGAATTCCGTCTCGCTCATCGCCATCGCTATGTTTATACTGGCCGGCGGCATCATGGAGCGCGGACGCATCGCTGAAAAACTGATAGACATGGTGGACGTTTTCGTAGGACACATAAAGGGCGGCCTCGGAATCGTAGCCGTCGTCTCCTGCGCGGTCTTCGGCTCTATATGCGGCGCGGCCTGCGCAACGCTTTCCTGCATCGGCGCAATCATGTTCCCGCGTCTTCGCGCCGGCGGCTACCCAATGGGCCACGCCTGCGCGCTGATGGCGAACGCATCGCTGCTGGGACTGCTCATACCGCCGAACGCGACGCTCATCATCTTCGCGTGGATAAGCGGCATCTCTGTGCTTGCCTGCTTCCTCTCCACAATTGGACCTGGAATAATCACGATAATCCTGCTCAGCCTCATCAACGTCTGGATGCTCCGCAACAATAAAGAGGTCTTTGTCGAGCAGAAACGCAGCGGCAAAGAACGCATGGACATGTTCATGAAACGCGGCCGTCTCGCTATACCGGCGCTCATCATGCCTATCATGGTGCTTGGCGGCATCTACGGCGGCATCATGACGACGACGGAGGCCTCGGCGCTCGCGGTGCTTTACTGCATACCGATAGGGCTCTACATCTACAAGGGCCTTTCATGGAAGGGGCTATTCAACATCGTCGTCGAATGCTCGATAACGACGGGCGTCATAATGATAATGCTCTACTCCGTCTCGATGCTTTCACGCCTCTACATACTTGAAGACCTTCCCGGCCGCGTGCTGCATCTTTTCTATGCAATTTCAAAAGACCCAATCGTGGTCATGCTTATGATAAACGTATTCCTCGTGCTGATGGGAATGCTGATGGACGACATCAGCGTCGTCGTGCTCACCACGCCGATACTGCTGCCGATAATCCTTGACCTCGGCTTCAACCCCGTCCACTACGCCGCCATTGTAGGCGTAAACACGGCGCTCGGCTGCATAACGCCGCCGGCGGCCCCTGTACTCTATTTGAGCGGGCGCGTCGGAGGCGCGCCTATCAACGAGATAATGAAGCCGGCGCTCACCCTCATGGTGCTCTGCTGGATACCTGTGCTGCTCGTCACAGCGTACATCCCGAAGGTAGTGCTTGCTCTTCCGCACTTCATACTGGGCGTGCCGTGGTAG
- a CDS encoding TRAP transporter small permease → MAETTERIEMMELLAEEETISLRRPSNLFDKVVISFYSIVCFVMAMLLVIIISAATIMRYAFEMDLYGYEEWIKIFAFWLYFMGAGYGAFAGTHVSADLVQSYLKEGTLKRVLTFVRTFITFSVTLLFTWYGWEFFIFGFMGPLGTFVALPKTVAWRIPLWTVYLSIFLGLLSMSWYFMLDMISAGKKLFKGGEAA, encoded by the coding sequence ATGGCTGAAACTACAGAACGCATCGAGATGATGGAGCTGCTTGCAGAGGAAGAGACTATCTCTCTCAGACGCCCGTCGAATCTCTTTGACAAAGTTGTGATAAGCTTCTATTCAATAGTATGTTTTGTAATGGCGATGCTTCTGGTGATTATCATCAGCGCCGCTACCATCATGCGCTACGCGTTTGAGATGGACCTCTACGGTTATGAGGAATGGATAAAGATCTTCGCCTTCTGGCTATACTTCATGGGAGCCGGCTACGGGGCCTTTGCCGGAACGCACGTATCCGCCGACCTCGTGCAGTCGTATCTTAAAGAAGGAACCTTAAAAAGGGTCCTCACCTTTGTACGCACCTTTATCACCTTCAGCGTAACGCTGCTCTTCACATGGTATGGCTGGGAGTTTTTCATCTTCGGCTTCATGGGGCCGCTTGGGACTTTTGTCGCTCTGCCGAAGACCGTCGCCTGGCGCATCCCGCTCTGGACCGTTTATCTTTCGATTTTCCTCGGGCTGCTTTCAATGAGCTGGTATTTCATGCTTGATATGATTTCCGCCGGCAAAAAACTTTTTAAAGGAGGCGAAGCAGCATGA
- a CDS encoding acyltransferase domain-containing protein — MTKYSEISASENNTESPPLAVTLSAESPFELQRVCFEAAELLLSGRRSLSEISKNSLLVPAKKLRRAIVSSSAREAALLLKEPQPTARASTLIFAFPGQGASGPVPARELARVMPVFCEYLTRAEAVVSSEPAAAELSIYPLLARGRARTSADEQIAVFVYGAAAAFQYMAWGAAPDMMLPHSLGELTAMAVSKMACFEDILRFVCRRAALIDAIKERGVMTAMEASYSCAMQLAARYEGLSVAAVNSGTSVVLSGKTEAMIKAERDMEMAKIAHHRLRVPNAAHSCVMEPALSGIKKLAFPKLSPPFCPVYSSLDGRPLEAGDASSPRWRAAHCRCAVRFDLALCAARAQCEEGGALAVEFGVHRVLAAPGATSVPNSRWLGASSMSRYHEGKSQPYCFKRGIMETMAALWENGFVSGTEWAKLSL; from the coding sequence TTGACAAAGTATTCGGAAATTTCTGCGTCGGAAAATAATACGGAAAGTCCGCCGCTTGCGGTGACGCTTTCGGCGGAAAGCCCGTTTGAACTTCAAAGAGTCTGCTTTGAGGCGGCCGAACTTCTGCTTTCGGGACGGCGCTCGCTTTCTGAAATCTCTAAAAACAGCCTGCTTGTTCCGGCAAAAAAATTACGGCGCGCCATAGTCTCATCAAGCGCGCGCGAGGCGGCGCTGCTTTTAAAAGAACCGCAGCCCACGGCACGGGCCTCAACGCTGATATTCGCCTTTCCAGGGCAGGGCGCATCGGGCCCCGTCCCGGCGCGCGAACTGGCGCGCGTCATGCCCGTCTTTTGCGAATATCTGACAAGGGCGGAGGCGGTCGTCTCATCAGAACCCGCCGCGGCGGAGCTTTCGATCTATCCGCTTCTTGCGCGAGGGCGCGCAAGAACGAGCGCCGACGAACAGATAGCCGTCTTCGTCTACGGAGCGGCTGCGGCCTTTCAGTATATGGCGTGGGGCGCCGCGCCAGATATGATGCTGCCCCACTCGCTGGGCGAGCTGACTGCTATGGCCGTCTCCAAAATGGCATGCTTTGAAGACATCCTGCGCTTCGTCTGCCGCCGCGCGGCGCTAATAGACGCTATAAAAGAAAGGGGCGTCATGACTGCAATGGAGGCCTCTTATAGCTGTGCCATGCAGCTTGCGGCGCGTTACGAAGGCCTCTCCGTAGCCGCGGTGAACAGCGGCACCTCAGTAGTCCTCTCCGGCAAAACGGAGGCCATGATAAAGGCTGAACGCGATATGGAGATGGCAAAAATTGCGCACCACCGCCTCAGAGTGCCTAACGCGGCGCACTCCTGCGTAATGGAGCCTGCGCTCAGCGGCATAAAAAAACTTGCCTTCCCAAAGCTTTCTCCGCCTTTCTGCCCCGTCTATTCGTCGCTGGACGGCCGCCCGCTGGAAGCGGGCGACGCCTCGTCTCCGCGTTGGCGCGCGGCGCACTGCCGCTGCGCCGTTCGTTTTGATTTGGCGCTTTGTGCGGCGCGCGCGCAGTGCGAAGAGGGCGGCGCTTTGGCTGTGGAGTTTGGCGTCCACCGCGTGCTTGCGGCGCCCGGCGCAACTTCCGTCCCAAACAGCAGGTGGCTTGGCGCCTCCTCCATGTCGCGTTATCACGAAGGCAAGTCGCAGCCCTACTGCTTTAAAAGGGGAATCATGGAGACGATGGCGGCGCTGTGGGAAAACGGTTTTGTCAGCGGCACAGAATGGGCGAAGCTCTCGCTGTGA
- the mnmE gene encoding tRNA uridine-5-carboxymethylaminomethyl(34) synthesis GTPase MnmE: MREDIIAAVATAWGESGISIVRVSGCGSSALAGKMFKSKRPFESQPARYMTLVSLCGADGEPFDEALAVRFERGGSYTGEESAEIQCHGGLIAAQRCVAELCRLGARLALPGEFTRRAFINGRMDLAQAEAVLGIIKARSDEALKASARSLQGSLTSEIKNFMEALTELTAALEVDLDFPEEGEGFITKDESLLRLTALSSDCAALIQRCRSGMLLREGVRAAIIGRPNVGKSSLLNALLCENRAIVTATPGTTRDSIEETFIHKGLPIRIIDTAGIRATDDEIEAMGVRRSLKSMEEADVVLWILDGSEPFSENGAELLPTGKNHVIVLNKSDLPQVVCEESLRLKFPKSPVISVSAATGSGIEEMKELIIASVSGGESLSGGCAVTARQMECLINAASALTEAAAALTAQAGGDLVLSCLAEARGHLASLLGLDAAEELLDKVFGNFCVGK, encoded by the coding sequence ATGAGAGAAGATATCATAGCCGCCGTCGCCACCGCTTGGGGCGAAAGCGGTATTTCAATAGTCAGAGTCTCCGGCTGCGGGTCGTCCGCGCTTGCCGGCAAAATGTTCAAATCAAAGCGGCCCTTTGAGAGCCAGCCCGCGAGGTATATGACGCTCGTTTCGCTTTGCGGCGCGGACGGCGAGCCCTTTGACGAAGCGCTTGCCGTCCGTTTTGAGCGCGGCGGGAGCTACACTGGCGAGGAGAGCGCGGAGATACAGTGCCACGGAGGGCTGATAGCGGCGCAGCGCTGTGTGGCGGAGCTGTGCCGGCTTGGCGCGCGGCTTGCGCTGCCGGGAGAGTTCACGCGCCGCGCCTTCATAAACGGGCGCATGGACCTGGCGCAGGCGGAGGCCGTGCTTGGGATAATCAAGGCAAGGAGCGACGAGGCGCTTAAAGCCTCCGCGCGCTCGCTGCAAGGCAGCCTAACCTCGGAGATAAAAAATTTCATGGAGGCGCTGACGGAACTCACCGCCGCGCTTGAGGTGGATCTTGATTTTCCCGAGGAGGGCGAAGGCTTCATCACAAAGGACGAGAGCCTCTTGCGCCTAACGGCGCTTTCTAGCGACTGCGCCGCGCTCATCCAGCGCTGCCGCAGCGGGATGCTGCTGCGCGAAGGCGTGCGCGCCGCGATAATAGGCCGGCCGAACGTTGGAAAATCCTCGCTGCTGAACGCGCTGCTTTGCGAAAACCGCGCCATCGTCACCGCCACCCCTGGAACGACGCGCGACAGCATCGAAGAGACCTTCATCCACAAAGGACTGCCGATCAGGATAATAGACACGGCTGGCATTCGCGCAACTGACGACGAGATAGAGGCCATGGGCGTGCGCCGCTCGCTGAAATCAATGGAGGAGGCGGACGTAGTGCTCTGGATACTGGACGGCTCTGAGCCGTTTTCAGAAAACGGCGCGGAGCTGCTGCCCACCGGCAAAAATCATGTGATCGTCCTCAACAAAAGCGACCTTCCGCAGGTCGTCTGCGAAGAGAGCCTGCGCTTGAAATTTCCGAAAAGCCCCGTCATATCCGTCTCTGCCGCAACCGGCTCAGGCATAGAGGAGATGAAGGAACTCATCATCGCCTCCGTCTCGGGCGGCGAGAGCCTCTCGGGCGGCTGCGCCGTAACCGCCCGTCAGATGGAATGCCTGATAAACGCAGCATCCGCGCTGACAGAGGCGGCGGCCGCGCTTACGGCTCAGGCGGGCGGCGACCTCGTTCTCTCGTGCCTCGCCGAGGCGCGCGGACACCTCGCCTCGCTGCTCGGACTGGACGCCGCGGAGGAGCTTCTTGACAAAGTATTCGGAAATTTCTGCGTCGGAAAATAA
- a CDS encoding PLP-dependent aminotransferase family protein — protein MGTINWDSKLSEIALNVKPSPIRALLKYTKTPGVISFAGGNPDPAVFPVAEFAEAAQILTREGKDILQYGATDGYEPLKGYIAKWMAPRMGRETGANEMLITTGSQEGMDLLCSVLLNDGDTIIAEGPTYPGALHAMRNRGARFLSVPCDKDGLCVDLLPGVIEQGIKDGHKIKFIYTIVNFQNPSGATLSLERREKLLEIAEKYDLVIFEDDPYGHLRYNGEHVPTIFSLDKKNSGRVVYACSFSKILAPGTRVAWIVGDPALIQKMVMIKQGTNLCTSVVSQALVYEYCRLGHLDGFLPKIIAHYGKKRDAMDAAFKKYLPANTTYHTPEGGFFFWLQVPGIDSQKLFMKAIEHGVAFVTGPAFYAEPNTGLDFMRTCFTFAQPQEIDEGAKRLAEAIKSL, from the coding sequence ATGGGCACGATCAATTGGGATTCAAAACTTTCAGAGATAGCGTTAAATGTTAAGCCTTCTCCAATTCGCGCGCTTCTAAAATATACGAAGACGCCCGGAGTCATCTCCTTCGCGGGCGGCAACCCAGACCCCGCAGTCTTTCCCGTAGCTGAATTCGCAGAGGCCGCGCAGATCCTGACGCGCGAGGGAAAGGATATTCTTCAGTACGGCGCGACCGACGGCTATGAACCTCTCAAGGGATACATCGCAAAATGGATGGCGCCTCGCATGGGCCGTGAGACCGGCGCCAACGAGATGCTCATCACCACCGGCTCACAGGAGGGCATGGACCTTCTCTGCTCCGTGCTGCTCAACGACGGAGATACCATAATCGCCGAAGGCCCCACCTATCCCGGCGCGCTTCACGCGATGCGCAACCGCGGCGCGCGTTTTCTCTCCGTGCCATGCGACAAGGACGGCCTTTGCGTCGACCTGCTGCCCGGCGTCATCGAACAGGGCATCAAGGACGGGCATAAAATCAAATTCATCTACACTATCGTAAACTTCCAGAACCCGTCGGGCGCTACGCTCTCGCTCGAACGCCGCGAAAAGCTGCTTGAGATCGCCGAAAAGTACGACCTCGTGATCTTTGAAGACGACCCTTACGGACATCTGCGCTACAACGGCGAGCACGTCCCCACAATATTCTCGCTCGACAAAAAGAACAGCGGACGCGTCGTCTACGCCTGCTCCTTCTCAAAGATACTGGCCCCAGGCACGCGCGTGGCGTGGATAGTGGGCGACCCCGCGCTCATCCAGAAGATGGTGATGATAAAGCAGGGCACCAACCTCTGCACAAGCGTCGTATCACAGGCGCTCGTCTACGAATACTGCCGCCTCGGCCATCTGGACGGCTTCCTGCCGAAGATAATCGCGCATTACGGAAAAAAACGCGACGCTATGGACGCGGCCTTCAAAAAATATCTGCCGGCCAACACCACCTATCACACGCCGGAGGGCGGTTTCTTCTTCTGGCTCCAGGTTCCCGGCATTGATTCCCAGAAGCTCTTTATGAAGGCGATAGAACACGGCGTTGCCTTCGTCACCGGCCCCGCCTTCTACGCGGAGCCAAACACGGGGCTCGACTTCATGCGCACCTGTTTCACCTTCGCACAGCCACAAGAGATAGACGAGGGCGCAAAGCGTCTCGCAGAGGCTATAAAGTCGCTGTAA
- a CDS encoding HD domain-containing protein, producing MNANLLLNSQDLRKLKDGNIFKAIFVVSALAQKSDKNGKTYYDITVSDSFGSVEAKVWSDGQWLDKSESLPQNEDDRLDADKILQLIGKSVGVNGKVTEYRGLPQFNFTKLTLLNQEKYTPASYMPRSPIPVEELLARFEKLKSECGGEAGEFIAKVFEGELWNRFRDWPAAVSHHHAYANGLLEHTLSVAECARAMAFSMREAGYDVDTDVVIAGALLHDIGKLDSYKMISVPEITIEGALLDHVAQGYMRFTELAARYGLGDKTRLHLAHIILSHHGQREYGSPVVPATPEAMIVSSSDELDFRMFCWNDSVKNLSDEQPISAWNNSTQRRFWKK from the coding sequence ATGAATGCAAACCTCCTGCTCAACAGCCAAGATCTGCGAAAACTCAAAGACGGCAACATATTCAAAGCCATCTTCGTAGTGAGCGCGCTTGCCCAGAAGAGCGATAAAAACGGAAAAACATATTATGACATAACGGTCTCGGATTCTTTTGGAAGCGTAGAGGCCAAGGTGTGGTCCGACGGACAGTGGCTCGATAAATCAGAGTCCTTGCCGCAGAACGAGGACGACAGGCTCGACGCGGATAAAATATTGCAGCTTATCGGCAAAAGCGTCGGCGTCAACGGGAAGGTGACGGAATACCGCGGGCTGCCTCAGTTCAACTTCACGAAGCTGACGCTGCTCAATCAGGAAAAATATACGCCGGCCTCCTATATGCCGCGCTCTCCGATCCCGGTCGAAGAGCTGCTTGCGCGCTTTGAGAAATTAAAGTCCGAGTGCGGAGGAGAGGCGGGGGAGTTCATAGCAAAGGTATTCGAGGGGGAGCTGTGGAACCGTTTCCGCGACTGGCCCGCCGCCGTCAGCCACCATCACGCCTACGCAAACGGCCTGCTTGAGCACACGCTCTCCGTCGCCGAGTGCGCGCGCGCCATGGCTTTTTCCATGCGGGAGGCCGGTTACGACGTCGACACGGACGTCGTAATAGCGGGCGCTCTGCTGCACGACATCGGCAAACTTGATTCCTACAAGATGATCTCCGTGCCTGAGATAACGATAGAGGGCGCGCTGCTCGACCATGTGGCGCAGGGCTACATGCGCTTCACGGAGCTTGCCGCGCGCTACGGCCTCGGCGACAAAACGCGTCTGCACCTCGCGCACATCATCCTGAGCCACCACGGACAGCGCGAATACGGCTCGCCCGTCGTTCCGGCCACGCCGGAGGCGATGATCGTCTCTTCATCCGACGAGCTGGATTTCAGGATGTTCTGCTGGAACGACTCCGTCAAGAACCTGAGCGACGAGCAGCCAATCTCCGCGTGGAACAACTCGACGCAGCGCAGGTTCTGGAAAAAGTAA
- a CDS encoding RluA family pseudouridine synthase, giving the protein MSKELVISADNDGRRVDRVLRVLWPQVPLGAIMKAIRTGEVRLNGKKTKQEARLSEGDRLSLPWSDEMRDAPAAPAHAAREYPPLETLYKDDKIWIVNKPAGLLTQPDVKGGDSLITRALAELKWSRADYSPATVQRLDRNTSGAVVIALTGASQRGLAELIRLHKIRKIYHAVVEGQTEPEGRIELPLLKENSTNTVKPDVSGQPALTLYKKISSAGSNCVVEAELVTGRPHQARVHLAAIGHPIVGDTKYGKGSGAKRPLLHAYKLIFPDDASLPAELRKKTITAPLPPDILKYEN; this is encoded by the coding sequence ATGTCGAAGGAGCTCGTCATCTCCGCCGATAACGATGGACGCCGCGTAGACCGCGTGCTGCGCGTGCTCTGGCCACAGGTGCCGCTCGGCGCGATAATGAAGGCGATACGCACCGGCGAGGTGCGTCTTAACGGCAAAAAGACAAAGCAGGAGGCGCGCCTCTCTGAAGGAGACCGGCTGTCGCTGCCGTGGAGCGACGAGATGCGCGACGCCCCAGCCGCGCCAGCGCACGCCGCGCGGGAATATCCTCCGCTTGAGACGCTCTACAAAGACGATAAGATTTGGATAGTCAACAAGCCGGCAGGGCTGCTCACCCAGCCAGACGTGAAGGGCGGAGACTCTCTCATCACGCGCGCGCTTGCCGAGCTTAAATGGAGCCGCGCCGACTACAGCCCCGCAACTGTGCAGAGGCTTGACAGAAACACAAGCGGCGCGGTCGTCATAGCGCTGACCGGAGCCTCCCAGAGAGGCCTTGCCGAGCTTATAAGGCTCCACAAGATACGCAAGATCTATCACGCCGTCGTCGAAGGGCAGACGGAGCCCGAGGGGCGCATAGAGCTGCCTCTGCTCAAAGAAAACTCGACAAACACGGTAAAGCCCGACGTAAGCGGCCAGCCGGCTCTTACGCTCTATAAAAAAATATCAAGCGCCGGCTCAAACTGCGTAGTCGAGGCGGAGCTGGTGACGGGGCGTCCGCATCAGGCGCGCGTACACCTTGCGGCGATAGGACATCCGATAGTCGGAGATACGAAATACGGCAAAGGTTCCGGCGCGAAAAGGCCGCTGCTGCACGCCTACAAACTCATCTTCCCAGACGACGCGTCGCTTCCGGCTGAACTCAGGAAAAAAACGATAACGGCGCCGCTGCCGCCCGATATCTTAAAATACGAAAACTGA
- a CDS encoding DUF1847 domain-containing protein yields the protein MRCDLCKEKPCGEGTPCSVCDASSLYADSEEHRVMRAASEVEAEYYGEKNRIEEIIIFAQKMGYKKIGVAFCKAFSEEAEKLCAVLSKYFEIETVNCKVCGIPKAEIGAMESDRIGKISCNPIEQAKVLEAAGTELNLVLGLCVGHDALFLKHSHCLAVPVAVKDRVMAHNPMGALYCSAIYKRMLKKACKDNECDD from the coding sequence ATGAGATGTGACCTGTGTAAAGAAAAACCGTGCGGCGAGGGGACGCCCTGTTCTGTTTGCGACGCCTCCTCGCTGTACGCGGACAGCGAGGAACACCGCGTCATGCGCGCCGCCTCAGAGGTTGAGGCGGAATACTATGGCGAGAAGAACCGCATAGAAGAAATAATAATCTTCGCGCAGAAGATGGGATATAAAAAAATCGGAGTCGCCTTCTGCAAAGCCTTTTCGGAAGAGGCGGAGAAGCTCTGCGCGGTGCTTTCAAAATATTTTGAAATAGAAACGGTCAACTGCAAAGTCTGCGGAATACCCAAGGCGGAGATAGGCGCGATGGAGAGCGACAGGATAGGCAAAATATCCTGCAACCCGATAGAGCAGGCGAAGGTGCTAGAAGCGGCCGGCACGGAGCTGAACCTCGTGCTCGGCCTGTGCGTCGGGCACGACGCGCTCTTTTTGAAACACTCGCACTGTCTTGCCGTCCCAGTCGCGGTAAAGGACAGAGTGATGGCCCACAACCCGATGGGCGCGCTCTACTGTTCCGCCATCTACAAAAGAATGTTGAAAAAGGCCTGTAAAGACAACGAATGCGATGATTAA